One genomic segment of Streptomyces liangshanensis includes these proteins:
- a CDS encoding RNA 2'-phosphotransferase: MTGVSDERRTVKVSKYLSKHLRHQPERIGITLDANGWVAIDDVLRAAAAHGFRMSRADLDHAVAVNDKQRFTVDGGRIRANQGHTVAVDLELAPAEPPAYLYHGTAPHSLPAIRVEGLCRMDRHHVHLTADRETATRVGARRGRPVVLAVDAGAMHRAGLVFHVSANGVWLTDAVPPRFLRLPG; encoded by the coding sequence ATGACCGGAGTATCCGATGAACGACGCACCGTGAAGGTGTCCAAGTACCTCTCGAAACATCTGCGCCACCAGCCGGAACGGATCGGCATCACCCTCGACGCGAACGGCTGGGTGGCGATCGACGACGTGCTCCGCGCGGCCGCCGCCCACGGCTTCCGGATGAGCCGCGCGGACCTGGACCACGCGGTGGCCGTCAACGACAAGCAGCGCTTCACCGTCGACGGCGGCCGGATCCGGGCCAACCAGGGCCACACCGTCGCCGTCGACCTGGAACTGGCACCGGCCGAGCCGCCCGCGTACCTCTACCACGGCACCGCGCCCCACAGCCTGCCGGCGATCCGCGTCGAGGGCCTGTGCCGCATGGACCGCCACCACGTTCACCTCACGGCCGACCGGGAGACGGCGACCCGGGTCGGCGCCCGCCGCGGCCGGCCCGTCGTGCTGGCCGTGGACGCGGGGGCGATGCACCGCGCCGGGCTGGTCTTCCACGTCAGCGCCAACGGCGTCTGGCTCACCGACGCCGTACCGCCCCGCTTCCTCCGCCTGCCCGGCTGA
- a CDS encoding MerR family transcriptional regulator, producing MSAEYRIEGLARESGATVRTIRGYLDRGLLPRPERRGRANVYGEAHLARLREIADLLDRGYSLAAVKELRKAWDTGRGLGGVLGLAAEVDGPWTDEEAVRISRAELDERFGGERDDRAVAEALELGVLERIPGRDDLFLVPSPQELSVAAELYAAGVPLPAMSGHLRELRGQIEQIATRFVEFTTEHVFASYAGHRPPTEGEAAEAAALVRRLRPLAQRSVDAELARAMRLFATRHLRRRLAGEVTPPEPVETSTVALPRSTIRAVEALVGAADAAAFITAATEREVQARTLDALAPTTRQSGDIAQKG from the coding sequence GTGAGCGCGGAGTACCGGATAGAGGGGTTGGCGCGGGAGAGCGGCGCCACGGTCCGTACGATCCGCGGCTACCTGGACCGCGGGCTGCTGCCCCGGCCCGAGCGGCGCGGCCGGGCCAACGTGTACGGCGAGGCGCACCTCGCCCGGCTGCGGGAGATCGCCGACCTGCTGGACCGGGGCTATTCGCTGGCCGCCGTCAAGGAGTTGCGGAAGGCGTGGGACACGGGGCGTGGCCTGGGCGGGGTGCTGGGGTTGGCCGCCGAGGTGGACGGGCCGTGGACGGACGAGGAGGCGGTCAGGATCTCCCGGGCGGAGCTGGACGAGCGGTTCGGTGGCGAGCGGGACGACCGGGCGGTCGCCGAGGCGCTGGAGCTCGGCGTGCTGGAGCGGATTCCCGGCCGTGACGACCTCTTCCTCGTACCGAGTCCCCAGGAGCTCTCCGTGGCGGCCGAGTTGTACGCGGCCGGGGTCCCGCTCCCCGCGATGTCCGGCCACCTGAGGGAGCTTCGCGGTCAGATCGAGCAGATCGCCACCCGCTTCGTGGAGTTCACCACGGAGCATGTCTTCGCCTCGTACGCCGGTCACCGGCCCCCGACGGAGGGCGAGGCGGCGGAGGCGGCCGCGCTCGTACGGCGTCTGCGCCCGCTCGCCCAGCGGTCCGTCGACGCGGAACTGGCGCGCGCGATGCGGCTGTTCGCCACCCGCCACCTGCGGCGGCGGCTGGCAGGCGAGGTGACGCCTCCGGAGCCGGTCGAGACGTCGACGGTGGCGCTGCCTCGCTCCACGATCCGGGCCGTGGAGGCTCTGGTTGGCGCGGCGGACGCGGCGGCCTTCATCACGGCGGCCACCGAACGGGAGGTCCAGGCAAGGACCTTGGACGCGCTCGCCCCAACCACACGACAAAGCGGTGATATTGCCCAAAAGGGTTAA
- a CDS encoding metal-dependent hydrolase, giving the protein MIVPRRVSFDWRRTPLHWIPDEPTATHVINVLHLLLPAGERWFVRVFKEALPLVTDPRLLKDVKGFMGQEATHSVQHSYVLDHLAAQELDTEAYTRQVDYLFERLLGERPPWGIPFPAGRWLLYRLAFVAAIEQFTAVLGDWILRAEALDRAGADATMLDLLRWHGAEEVEHRAVAFDLYQHCGGPEPLRYIRRVGTMAVTAPMLLWLWIRGATYLIGHDPQLAGRLRYTPLAHDRAVRKGLLPPWRGLAAAIPRYLRRSYHPSREGSLGMAVAYLASSPAARAAAGAVGRAALGKEG; this is encoded by the coding sequence GTGATCGTGCCGCGCCGGGTCTCGTTCGACTGGCGGCGGACCCCGCTGCACTGGATACCGGACGAACCGACCGCCACCCATGTCATCAACGTCCTGCACCTGCTGCTGCCGGCCGGGGAGCGGTGGTTCGTCAGGGTGTTCAAGGAGGCACTGCCCCTGGTCACCGATCCGCGGCTCCTCAAGGACGTCAAGGGCTTCATGGGCCAGGAGGCCACGCACAGCGTGCAGCACTCCTACGTGCTGGACCACTTGGCGGCGCAGGAGCTGGACACCGAGGCGTACACCCGGCAGGTGGACTACCTCTTCGAGCGGCTGCTCGGCGAACGGCCCCCCTGGGGAATCCCTTTCCCCGCCGGGAGATGGCTGCTCTACCGGCTGGCGTTCGTGGCCGCGATCGAGCAGTTCACGGCTGTTCTCGGTGACTGGATCCTGCGCGCGGAGGCGCTGGACCGGGCGGGGGCCGACGCCACGATGCTCGATCTGCTGCGCTGGCACGGCGCGGAGGAGGTCGAGCACCGGGCCGTGGCGTTCGACCTGTACCAGCACTGCGGGGGTCCGGAACCGCTGCGGTACATACGGAGGGTGGGGACGATGGCGGTCACCGCGCCGATGCTGCTGTGGCTGTGGATCCGGGGGGCCACCTATCTGATCGGGCACGATCCGCAGCTCGCGGGCCGGCTGCGTTACACGCCGCTCGCGCACGACAGGGCCGTCAGGAAGGGGCTGCTGCCCCCTTGGCGTGGGCTCGCCGCCGCGATACCCCGGTACCTCCGGCGGTCGTACCACCCCTCGCGGGAAGGTTCGCTGGGCATGGCCGTCGCCTACCTCGCGTCCTCGCCCGCGGCCCGCGCGGCCGCCGGGGCGGTGGGCCGGGCGGCCCTGGGGAAAGAGGGGTGA
- a CDS encoding ABC transporter ATP-binding protein — MIATEGLSKRFPRVTALDRLTLDIGPGVTGLVGANGAGKSTMIKILLGLSPATEGRAAVLGLDVATSGAAIRERVGYMPEHDCLPPDVSATEFVVHMARMSGLPPTAARERTADTLRHVGLYEERYRPIGGYSTGMKQRVKLAQALVHDPQLVLLDEPTNGLDPVGRDEMLGLIRRIYSDFGISVLVTSHLLGELERTCDHVVVIDGGTLLRSSSTSDFTQITTTLAVEVTDTDTHPDGTRTVRERLTAAGLTLHAGTEEGLPGAGHILLIEAAGEETYDVVRDTVAGLGLGLVRMEQRRHHIAEVFRPQAADTANPADTADPADPAGTRPVAHAGAASTSASASGEQNEQDEQYVLQKGGDRDER, encoded by the coding sequence GTGATCGCGACTGAAGGTCTGAGCAAAAGGTTCCCTCGGGTAACCGCGCTTGACCGGCTCACCCTCGACATCGGGCCCGGCGTGACCGGCCTGGTGGGCGCCAACGGAGCCGGCAAGTCCACCATGATCAAGATCCTGCTGGGTCTGTCCCCCGCCACCGAGGGCCGGGCCGCGGTGCTCGGGCTCGACGTCGCCACCAGTGGCGCCGCCATCCGGGAGCGTGTCGGGTACATGCCCGAGCACGACTGCCTGCCACCGGACGTCTCGGCCACCGAGTTCGTCGTCCACATGGCGCGCATGTCCGGACTCCCCCCGACGGCCGCCCGCGAGCGCACGGCGGACACGCTGCGCCACGTCGGCCTCTACGAGGAGCGGTACCGCCCCATCGGCGGCTACTCGACCGGCATGAAGCAGCGCGTCAAACTCGCGCAGGCCTTGGTCCACGACCCCCAACTCGTCCTCCTGGACGAGCCCACCAACGGCCTCGACCCGGTCGGCCGCGACGAGATGCTCGGCCTGATCCGCCGGATCTACAGCGACTTCGGCATCTCCGTCCTGGTGACCTCGCACCTCCTGGGCGAGCTCGAACGTACCTGTGACCACGTCGTCGTCATCGACGGCGGGACGCTGCTGCGCTCCAGCTCCACCAGCGACTTCACCCAGATCACGACGACCCTCGCCGTCGAGGTCACCGACACGGACACCCACCCCGACGGCACGCGGACCGTCCGCGAGCGCCTCACCGCGGCGGGGCTGACACTCCACGCGGGCACGGAGGAGGGGCTGCCCGGCGCCGGGCACATCCTGCTGATCGAGGCCGCGGGCGAGGAGACGTACGACGTCGTCCGCGACACCGTGGCCGGCCTCGGCCTCGGCCTCGTACGGATGGAACAGCGGCGCCACCACATCGCCGAGGTCTTCCGCCCGCAGGCGGCCGACACGGCGAATCCGGCCGACACGGCGGACCCCGCGGACCCGGCAGGGACGCGACCCGTCGCACACGCGGGAGCCGCTTCCACTTCTGCTTCCGCTTCCGGCGAGCAGAACGAGCAGGACGAGCAGTACGTACTCCAGAAGGGAGGAGACCGAGATGAGCGCTGA
- a CDS encoding ABC transporter permease: protein MYDPTVARLTYRALLGRRRAAILFVLPALLIVIAIAVRTFSGADDQVASDVLGGFAIATIVPLIGVIAGTGAIGPEIDDGSIVYLLAKPLKRPTIIFTKLIVAVAVTMAFSAIPTLIAGYILNGNGQQIAVAYTIAALVASIAYSALFLLLGTVSRHAVVIGLVYALVWETLFGSLVPGARTLSVQQWALALAQKVGGDGIITSDVKLPTAVALLAAVTVAATWYAGQKLRTLTIAGDE from the coding sequence ATGTACGACCCCACAGTCGCCCGGCTCACCTACCGGGCCCTGCTCGGCCGGCGCCGGGCCGCGATCCTCTTCGTACTGCCCGCCCTGCTGATCGTCATCGCCATCGCCGTCCGCACCTTCAGCGGCGCGGACGACCAGGTCGCGTCGGACGTTTTGGGAGGCTTCGCCATCGCCACGATCGTGCCGTTGATCGGCGTGATCGCGGGTACGGGCGCGATCGGCCCGGAGATCGACGACGGCTCGATCGTCTACCTGCTCGCCAAGCCCCTCAAGCGGCCCACGATCATCTTCACCAAGCTGATCGTCGCGGTCGCCGTGACCATGGCCTTCTCCGCGATCCCGACCCTCATCGCGGGCTACATCCTGAACGGCAACGGCCAGCAGATCGCCGTCGCCTACACCATCGCCGCGCTCGTCGCCTCCATCGCGTACAGCGCGCTGTTCCTGCTGCTCGGTACGGTCAGCCGGCACGCGGTGGTCATCGGCCTCGTCTACGCGCTGGTCTGGGAGACCCTCTTCGGCAGCCTGGTGCCGGGCGCCCGGACCCTCAGCGTCCAGCAGTGGGCGCTCGCGCTGGCGCAGAAGGTCGGCGGCGACGGCATCATCACCTCGGACGTGAAGCTGCCGACGGCCGTGGCGCTGCTGGCGGCCGTCACCGTGGCCGCGACCTGGTACGCGGGCCAGAAGCTCCGGACGCTGACGATCGCGGGCGACGAGTAG
- a CDS encoding M24 family metallopeptidase: MPGRGRRRSNGRPAAELDGFRQTQRLAYACAEEVAARLRPGVTEREAARMLRRWLEARGVRDWFHLPFAWFGDRTAFTGFRIPLQFFPTGRRLEEGMPFILDLAPVYRGFSADVGFSGRIGENALHDKLLGDLRAHRELILREVRERRPLRAIYQDVDRLMVQQGYANRHRAYPFGVVAHTVDRVKDRRWSPRVFGFGTQALKGLASDSLRGHREGWSPLWSPYGFSDHPPAPGMWAVEPHLGFRGTGAKFEEILVVTDSTDPEQSAFWLDDDLPHVRRWETTA; this comes from the coding sequence GTGCCGGGGCGGGGGCGGAGGCGCTCGAACGGCCGACCGGCCGCCGAGCTGGACGGTTTCCGGCAGACGCAGCGGCTGGCGTACGCGTGCGCGGAGGAGGTGGCGGCGCGGCTGCGGCCGGGGGTGACCGAGCGTGAGGCCGCGCGGATGCTGCGGCGGTGGCTGGAGGCCCGTGGGGTGCGGGACTGGTTCCATCTGCCCTTCGCGTGGTTCGGGGACCGTACGGCGTTCACCGGCTTCCGGATACCGCTCCAGTTCTTCCCCACCGGCCGCCGGCTGGAGGAGGGGATGCCGTTCATCCTCGATCTGGCGCCGGTGTACCGCGGGTTCTCTGCGGACGTCGGCTTCTCGGGGCGGATCGGTGAGAACGCCCTGCACGACAAGCTCCTCGGCGACCTTCGGGCGCACCGGGAGCTGATCCTGCGCGAGGTGCGCGAGCGGCGTCCGCTGCGTGCGATCTACCAGGACGTGGACCGGCTGATGGTCCAGCAGGGGTACGCGAATCGCCATCGGGCGTATCCGTTCGGCGTCGTCGCCCACACGGTGGACCGGGTGAAGGACCGGCGCTGGTCCCCGCGGGTGTTCGGCTTCGGTACGCAGGCGCTCAAAGGCCTGGCGAGCGACTCCCTGCGTGGGCACCGGGAGGGCTGGTCGCCGCTGTGGAGTCCGTACGGCTTCTCCGACCATCCGCCCGCGCCGGGGATGTGGGCGGTCGAGCCCCACCTCGGATTCCGCGGTACGGGAGCGAAGTTCGAGGAGATCCTGGTGGTCACCGACTCGACCGATCCGGAACAGAGCGCGTTCTGGCTGGACGACGATCTGCCTCACGTGCGGCGCTGGGAGACGACGGCATGA
- a CDS encoding LLM class flavin-dependent oxidoreductase: MRLSTVILPIYRWRQGQQVWQRAEELGFHAAYTYDHLSWRVPFRDGPWFGAVPTLTAAALATSRMRLGTLVTSPNFRHPVPFAKDLLSLDDVSEGRITLGVGAGGTGFDATVLGQEPWSPRERADRFAEFVALLDRLLSEDSVTYDGTFYSASEARDIPGCVQRPRLPFAVAATGPRGMKLAARYGQAWVTTGDPKLFEAGTPEESRDAIRGQVDRLGKACAEIGRDVAGVEKILLTGFTPDRNGPLQSVDAFVDFAGRHAEIGITEIVIHQPVPDTDFAVDPEVFERIATEAPAQLGR; the protein is encoded by the coding sequence ATGCGACTGAGCACGGTGATCCTTCCCATCTACCGGTGGCGCCAGGGACAACAGGTCTGGCAGCGAGCCGAGGAACTCGGCTTCCATGCCGCCTACACCTACGACCACCTGTCGTGGCGGGTGCCGTTCCGGGACGGGCCGTGGTTCGGGGCCGTCCCCACCCTGACGGCGGCCGCCCTCGCCACGTCCCGGATGCGGCTGGGCACGCTGGTGACCTCGCCGAACTTCCGGCACCCGGTCCCGTTCGCCAAGGACCTGCTCTCGCTCGACGATGTGTCGGAGGGCCGGATCACGCTGGGGGTCGGCGCGGGCGGTACGGGCTTCGACGCCACGGTGCTGGGGCAGGAGCCGTGGTCGCCCCGGGAGCGCGCCGACCGGTTCGCCGAGTTCGTGGCGCTGCTGGACCGGCTGCTGTCTGAGGACTCCGTCACGTACGACGGCACGTTCTACTCGGCGTCCGAGGCGCGTGACATCCCGGGATGTGTGCAGCGTCCCCGGCTGCCGTTCGCGGTGGCCGCCACCGGTCCGCGGGGGATGAAGCTCGCGGCGCGGTACGGGCAGGCGTGGGTGACGACCGGTGACCCGAAGCTCTTCGAGGCGGGGACGCCGGAGGAGTCGCGTGACGCGATCCGCGGGCAGGTCGACCGGCTGGGCAAGGCCTGTGCGGAGATCGGGCGGGATGTGGCCGGGGTCGAGAAGATCCTGCTCACCGGCTTCACCCCGGACCGGAACGGGCCGCTCCAGTCCGTCGACGCCTTTGTGGACTTCGCGGGCAGGCACGCCGAGATCGGGATCACGGAGATCGTGATCCACCAGCCCGTACCGGACACGGACTTCGCCGTGGACCCGGAGGTGTTCGAACGGATCGCCACGGAGGCCCCGGCGCAGCTCGGCCGGTAG
- a CDS encoding ABC transporter permease — MSAETEAGNGTRTGTAPGPDTTRIHNIGYRNYEGARLGRAYARRSLYSQSLRGAYGLGRSAKSKVLPMILFAVMCLPAAIVVAVAIATKLKTLPLEYTRYAIITQAVIGLYLASQAPQSVSRDLRFKTVPLYFSRPIERVDYVLAKYGAMASALFVLTASPLVILYAGSLLAKMDFADQTKGFGQGLVSVALLSLLFGGLGLVMAAFTPRRGFGVAAVIATLTITYGAVSAVQGIAHGTGSDDAGNWFGLFSPITLIDGVQTAFLGASSSFPSGVGPSAGLGVLYLLVVLALIGGSYAVLMRRYRKVGL; from the coding sequence ATGAGCGCTGAGACCGAAGCCGGCAACGGAACCCGAACCGGCACCGCCCCCGGGCCCGACACCACCCGCATCCACAACATCGGCTACCGCAACTACGAAGGCGCCCGCCTCGGCCGCGCGTACGCCCGCCGCTCGCTCTACTCGCAGTCCCTGCGCGGCGCGTACGGCCTCGGCCGCTCGGCCAAGTCCAAGGTCCTGCCCATGATCCTCTTCGCGGTGATGTGCCTGCCCGCGGCGATCGTCGTGGCGGTCGCCATCGCGACCAAGCTCAAGACCCTGCCGCTGGAGTACACGCGGTACGCGATCATCACCCAGGCCGTCATCGGCCTGTACCTCGCGTCGCAGGCCCCGCAGTCCGTCTCCCGCGACCTCCGGTTCAAGACGGTGCCCCTCTACTTCTCACGCCCCATCGAGCGCGTCGACTACGTCCTGGCCAAGTACGGAGCGATGGCCTCCGCCCTCTTCGTCCTGACCGCGTCCCCGCTCGTCATCCTCTACGCGGGTTCCCTGCTCGCGAAGATGGACTTCGCCGACCAGACCAAGGGATTCGGACAGGGGTTGGTATCGGTGGCACTGCTCTCCCTCCTCTTCGGCGGACTCGGCCTGGTCATGGCCGCGTTCACCCCGCGCCGCGGGTTCGGCGTCGCCGCCGTGATCGCCACCCTGACCATCACGTACGGGGCCGTCAGCGCGGTCCAGGGCATCGCCCACGGGACGGGTTCGGACGACGCGGGCAACTGGTTCGGGCTCTTCTCGCCCATCACGCTCATCGACGGCGTCCAGACCGCCTTCCTGGGAGCCTCCTCCAGCTTCCCCAGCGGAGTGGGCCCCTCCGCCGGCCTCGGCGTGCTCTACCTGCTGGTCGTCCTCGCGCTCATCGGCGGCTCGTACGCCGTCCTCATGCGCCGTTACCGGAAGGTCGGGCTGTGA
- a CDS encoding DUF4190 domain-containing protein, translated as MPQPRNGMGVTALVLGIAGVVLSLLIILFWMSWLPSLLAVIFGSLGLSHARKGLATNRAMALTGVILGAVGLLISVGGGVVAVVTVKKVTEDARARIDEVKAAEAAEDRKAREEEKARHLSFGETYTYENGLKVTVAEPQPFTPDDYVFGHAKGNEAVQVTVTVVNSGKERISVETGLPNVNDADGASTELVIDGSGRQKVITGYVLPGRKSVGKYAFSLPPDAADRIEVEFSPDAKVWPDAYWSGPN; from the coding sequence ATGCCGCAGCCCCGGAACGGGATGGGCGTCACGGCCCTGGTGCTCGGCATAGCCGGCGTGGTCCTGAGCCTGCTCATCATCCTCTTCTGGATGTCCTGGCTGCCGTCGTTGCTGGCCGTGATCTTCGGCTCCCTCGGGCTGAGCCACGCGCGCAAGGGGCTGGCGACCAACCGGGCGATGGCGCTGACCGGAGTGATCCTGGGCGCGGTCGGTCTGCTGATCTCGGTCGGCGGCGGGGTGGTCGCCGTGGTGACGGTGAAGAAGGTCACCGAGGACGCCCGGGCGAGGATTGACGAGGTGAAGGCGGCCGAGGCCGCGGAGGACAGGAAGGCCAGGGAGGAGGAGAAGGCCAGGCATCTGTCGTTCGGTGAGACGTACACGTACGAGAACGGTCTGAAGGTCACCGTGGCCGAGCCGCAGCCGTTCACGCCGGACGACTACGTGTTCGGTCACGCGAAGGGGAACGAGGCGGTCCAGGTGACCGTCACCGTGGTCAACAGCGGCAAGGAGCGGATCTCGGTCGAGACGGGCCTGCCGAACGTCAACGACGCGGACGGAGCCTCCACGGAGCTGGTGATCGACGGAAGCGGACGCCAGAAGGTGATCACCGGATACGTCCTGCCCGGCAGGAAGTCCGTCGGCAAGTACGCCTTCTCGCTCCCGCCTGACGCGGCCGACAGGATCGAGGTCGAGTTCAGCCCCGACGCGAAGGTGTGGCCGGACGCCTACTGGTCGGGCCCCAACTGA
- a CDS encoding SDR family oxidoreductase: protein MSGDGTSDDGTSAGRPGDARERRIRTGGIKLAVTESGDATRPTVVLVHGYPDSKEVWSEVAVRLAEDFHVVLYDVRGHGGSTAPVPLRGGFTLEKLTDDFLAVADAVSPGRPVHLVGHDWGSVQAWEFVTVARTRGRVASFTSISGPSLDHLGHWIAQRASRPTPRRAAQLLGQGAKSWYVYALHAPALPELAWRGPLGRRWPAILRRMEETPEGAAPYPTASLPRDAAHGAWLYRDNVRARLRRPRTDAYAHVPVQLIMPTDDVFLSERLYDDLERWVPELVRRSLPGKHWVPRTRPAQLASWIGEFVARHEGEEGHEGRKGGGEPVGASPVRAAAVPAAGVAGAARVVRAARKTGAAGAYARRFGGQLVLVTGAAGGIGRATAFAFAEAGARVVAVDRDAEGAARTVELARLIGAPEAWAEQTDVSDGEAMEKLAERVATEYGVVDVLVNNAGIGLSGPFLATSAEDWKQVLDVNLWGVLHGCRLFGRQMVEREQGGHIVNTASAAAYQPSKALSAYCTSKAAVLMLSECLRAELGGQGIGVSAICPGFVNTGITSTARFTGVSAEEEARRRKKAARLYGLRDYPPEKVADAVLRAVVRNQAVVPVTPEARAGRFLSRIAPGALRAVARVEPPL, encoded by the coding sequence ATGAGCGGCGACGGTACGAGTGACGACGGTACGAGTGCGGGCAGGCCGGGCGACGCGCGTGAGCGCCGGATCAGGACCGGCGGGATCAAGCTGGCGGTGACCGAGTCGGGCGACGCGACACGGCCGACGGTGGTGCTCGTCCACGGATACCCGGACAGCAAGGAGGTCTGGTCGGAGGTCGCCGTACGGCTCGCGGAGGACTTCCACGTGGTGCTGTACGACGTGCGCGGCCACGGCGGGTCGACGGCGCCGGTTCCGTTGCGCGGCGGCTTCACGCTGGAGAAGCTCACGGACGACTTCCTGGCGGTGGCCGACGCGGTGAGCCCCGGCCGGCCGGTGCACCTGGTCGGGCACGACTGGGGGTCCGTGCAGGCCTGGGAGTTCGTGACCGTGGCCCGCACGCGGGGCCGTGTCGCGTCGTTCACCTCGATCTCGGGACCGTCCCTGGACCACCTGGGGCACTGGATCGCACAGCGGGCGTCGCGGCCGACTCCCCGCCGGGCCGCTCAACTCCTCGGCCAGGGAGCCAAGTCCTGGTACGTGTACGCGCTGCACGCTCCCGCGCTGCCGGAGCTCGCCTGGCGGGGGCCGCTGGGCCGGCGGTGGCCCGCGATCCTGCGGCGGATGGAAGAGACCCCGGAAGGAGCCGCCCCGTACCCGACGGCCTCGCTCCCCCGGGACGCGGCGCACGGCGCCTGGCTCTACCGGGACAACGTACGGGCCCGGCTGCGCAGGCCTCGCACGGACGCCTACGCGCACGTACCCGTCCAGTTGATCATGCCGACCGACGACGTCTTCCTGTCGGAGCGGCTCTACGACGATCTGGAGCGGTGGGTCCCGGAGTTGGTACGGCGCTCGCTGCCCGGCAAGCACTGGGTGCCGCGCACGCGTCCGGCCCAGCTGGCGTCCTGGATCGGTGAGTTCGTCGCACGGCACGAGGGCGAGGAGGGCCACGAGGGCCGGAAGGGCGGCGGGGAGCCGGTCGGGGCCTCACCGGTCCGGGCAGCCGCGGTCCCGGCGGCCGGGGTGGCAGGCGCGGCCCGGGTGGTGCGCGCAGCGCGGAAGACCGGGGCGGCCGGGGCCTACGCACGGCGTTTCGGTGGCCAACTCGTCCTGGTCACGGGCGCGGCGGGCGGGATAGGGCGGGCCACGGCCTTCGCCTTCGCGGAGGCGGGCGCCCGGGTGGTGGCGGTCGACCGGGACGCCGAAGGCGCGGCCAGGACGGTGGAGCTGGCCCGGCTGATCGGTGCGCCCGAGGCCTGGGCGGAGCAGACCGACGTGAGCGACGGCGAGGCGATGGAGAAGCTCGCGGAGAGGGTCGCCACGGAGTACGGGGTCGTGGACGTCCTGGTGAACAACGCCGGGATAGGGCTCTCCGGCCCCTTCCTCGCCACCTCGGCCGAGGACTGGAAGCAGGTCCTGGACGTCAACCTGTGGGGCGTCCTCCACGGCTGCCGGCTCTTCGGCCGCCAGATGGTGGAGCGCGAGCAGGGCGGCCACATCGTCAACACCGCCTCCGCCGCCGCCTATCAGCCGTCGAAGGCGCTGTCGGCGTACTGCACGTCCAAGGCGGCGGTGCTGATGCTCAGTGAATGCCTGCGGGCGGAGTTGGGCGGGCAGGGCATCGGCGTCTCCGCGATCTGTCCCGGCTTCGTCAACACCGGGATCACGTCGACCGCGCGCTTCACGGGGGTGTCCGCCGAGGAGGAGGCACGGCGCAGGAAGAAGGCGGCGCGGTTGTACGGGCTGCGCGACTACCCGCCGGAGAAGGTCGCGGACGCGGTGCTGCGCGCGGTGGTCCGTAACCAGGCCGTGGTGCCGGTCACCCCCGAGGCCCGCGCGGGCCGGTTCCTGTCGCGGATCGCGCCCGGGGCGCTGCGCGCGGTCGCACGGGTGGAGCCGCCGCTGTGA
- a CDS encoding ABC transporter ATP-binding protein, whose protein sequence is MTTINIEHASRWFGNVVAVNDVTMTVGPGVTGLLGPNGAGKSTLINMMGGFLAPSTGTVTLDGAPIWRNESVYRQIGIVPEREAMYDFLTGLEFVVANAELHGLSAKAAHAALATVEMEYAQDRKIATYSKGMRQRVKMASALVHEPSVLLLDEPFNGMDPRQRMQLMDLLRRMGDAGRTVLFSSHILEEVEQLASHIEVIVAGRHAASGDFRKIRRLMTDRPHRYLVRSSDDRALAAALIADPSTAGIEVDLAEGALRIQAVDFSRFTALLPRVARDHSIRLLTVSPSDESLESVFSYLVTA, encoded by the coding sequence GTGACCACCATCAATATCGAGCACGCCTCCCGCTGGTTCGGGAACGTGGTCGCCGTCAACGACGTGACCATGACGGTGGGCCCGGGCGTGACCGGACTGCTCGGCCCCAACGGCGCCGGGAAGTCCACCCTCATCAACATGATGGGTGGTTTCCTCGCCCCCTCGACGGGAACGGTCACGCTCGACGGGGCGCCGATCTGGCGCAACGAGTCCGTGTACCGGCAGATCGGGATCGTCCCCGAGCGCGAGGCGATGTACGACTTCCTCACCGGCCTGGAGTTCGTCGTCGCCAACGCCGAACTGCACGGCCTGAGCGCCAAGGCCGCCCACGCCGCGCTGGCCACGGTCGAGATGGAGTACGCGCAGGACCGCAAGATCGCGACGTACAGCAAGGGCATGCGCCAGCGCGTGAAGATGGCGTCCGCGCTGGTCCACGAACCGTCGGTGCTGCTGCTCGACGAGCCGTTCAACGGCATGGACCCGCGCCAGCGCATGCAGCTGATGGACCTGCTGCGGCGCATGGGCGACGCGGGCCGCACCGTCCTCTTCTCCTCGCACATCCTCGAAGAGGTCGAGCAACTGGCCTCGCACATCGAGGTGATCGTGGCGGGACGGCACGCGGCGAGCGGCGACTTCCGCAAGATCCGCAGGCTGATGACCGACCGGCCGCACCGCTATCTCGTACGGTCCAGCGACGACCGCGCGCTCGCCGCCGCGCTGATCGCCGACCCGTCGACGGCCGGCATCGAGGTGGACCTCGCCGAGGGCGCGCTCCGGATCCAGGCGGTCGACTTCAGCCGCTTCACCGCCCTGTTGCCGCGGGTCGCCCGTGACCACTCCATCCGACTGCTGACCGTCTCGCCCTCGGACGAGTCCCTCGAATCGGTCTTCTCGTACCTCGTAACGGCCTGA